The following are encoded together in the Bos mutus isolate GX-2022 chromosome 3, NWIPB_WYAK_1.1, whole genome shotgun sequence genome:
- the RAB17 gene encoding ras-related protein Rab-17 isoform X2, whose amino-acid sequence MAQVNGVPRPGAAPGQPCIFKLVLLGSGSVGKSSLALRYVKNDFKSILPTVGCAFFTKVVDLGAACLKFEIWDTAGQEKYHSVCRLYFRGANAALLVYDITRKDSFCKAQQWLKDLEEELHPGEVVVMLVGNKTDLEEEREVTFEEGKEFAESKGLLFMETSAKRNYQVADVFNAVARELSRREESKEGQRQRRDAPLTLSERPSWRGRCCAH is encoded by the exons ATGGCGCAGGTGAATGGGGTCCCTCGTCCCGGAGCCGCCCCAGGCCAGCCCTGCATCTTCAAGCTGGTTCTGCTGGGCAGTGGCTCTGTGGGCAAGTCCAGCTTGGCTCTCCGGTATGTGAAGAACGACTTCAAGAGTATCCTGCCGACCGTGGGAT GTGCGTTCTTCACCAAGGTGGTGGACCTGGGGGCCGCGTGTCTGAAGTTTGAGATCTGGGACACGGCTGGTCAGGAGAAGTACCACAGCGTCTGCCGCCTCTACTTCAGGGGTGCCAACGCCGCGCTTTTGGTGTATGACATCACCAGGAAG GATTCCTTCTGCAAAGCGCAGCAGTGGCTGAaggacctggaggaggagctcCACCCTGGAGAGGTCGTGGTGATGCTGGTCGGCAACAAGACAGACCTGGAAGAGGAGCGGGAGGTGACCTTTGAG gaagggaAGGAGTTTGCAGAGAGCAAGGGGCTGCTGTTCATGGAAACCTCGGCCAAACGCAACTACCAGGTGGCCGACGTCTTCAACGCCGTCG CCCGGGAGCTTTCGCGGAGAGAAGAGAGCAAGGAGGGCCAGAGGCAGCGGAGAGACGCTCCGCTGACCCTGAGCGAGCGGCCCTCGTGGCGGGGCCGATGCTGTGCCCACTAG
- the RAB17 gene encoding ras-related protein Rab-17 isoform X3 encodes MHRSARGMAQVNGVPRPGAAPGQPCIFKLVLLGSGSVGKSSLALRYVKNDFKSILPTVGCAFFTKVVDLGAACLKFEIWDTAGQEKYHSVCRLYFRGANAALLVYDITRKDSFCKAQQWLKDLEEELHPGEVVVMLVGNKTDLEEEREVTFEEGKEFAESKGLLFMETSAKRNYQVADVFNAVDNFRVKPAAYCCEPCRFWLQ; translated from the exons GGCATGGCGCAGGTGAATGGGGTCCCTCGTCCCGGAGCCGCCCCAGGCCAGCCCTGCATCTTCAAGCTGGTTCTGCTGGGCAGTGGCTCTGTGGGCAAGTCCAGCTTGGCTCTCCGGTATGTGAAGAACGACTTCAAGAGTATCCTGCCGACCGTGGGAT GTGCGTTCTTCACCAAGGTGGTGGACCTGGGGGCCGCGTGTCTGAAGTTTGAGATCTGGGACACGGCTGGTCAGGAGAAGTACCACAGCGTCTGCCGCCTCTACTTCAGGGGTGCCAACGCCGCGCTTTTGGTGTATGACATCACCAGGAAG GATTCCTTCTGCAAAGCGCAGCAGTGGCTGAaggacctggaggaggagctcCACCCTGGAGAGGTCGTGGTGATGCTGGTCGGCAACAAGACAGACCTGGAAGAGGAGCGGGAGGTGACCTTTGAG gaagggaAGGAGTTTGCAGAGAGCAAGGGGCTGCTGTTCATGGAAACCTCGGCCAAACGCAACTACCAGGTGGCCGACGTCTTCAACGCCGTCG ACAATTTCCGGGTGAAACCTGCGGCTTACTGCTGCGAGCCTTGCAGATTCTGGCTGCAGTGA
- the RAB17 gene encoding ras-related protein Rab-17 isoform X1 translates to MHRSARGMAQVNGVPRPGAAPGQPCIFKLVLLGSGSVGKSSLALRYVKNDFKSILPTVGCAFFTKVVDLGAACLKFEIWDTAGQEKYHSVCRLYFRGANAALLVYDITRKDSFCKAQQWLKDLEEELHPGEVVVMLVGNKTDLEEEREVTFEEGKEFAESKGLLFMETSAKRNYQVADVFNAVARELSRREESKEGQRQRRDAPLTLSERPSWRGRCCAH, encoded by the exons GGCATGGCGCAGGTGAATGGGGTCCCTCGTCCCGGAGCCGCCCCAGGCCAGCCCTGCATCTTCAAGCTGGTTCTGCTGGGCAGTGGCTCTGTGGGCAAGTCCAGCTTGGCTCTCCGGTATGTGAAGAACGACTTCAAGAGTATCCTGCCGACCGTGGGAT GTGCGTTCTTCACCAAGGTGGTGGACCTGGGGGCCGCGTGTCTGAAGTTTGAGATCTGGGACACGGCTGGTCAGGAGAAGTACCACAGCGTCTGCCGCCTCTACTTCAGGGGTGCCAACGCCGCGCTTTTGGTGTATGACATCACCAGGAAG GATTCCTTCTGCAAAGCGCAGCAGTGGCTGAaggacctggaggaggagctcCACCCTGGAGAGGTCGTGGTGATGCTGGTCGGCAACAAGACAGACCTGGAAGAGGAGCGGGAGGTGACCTTTGAG gaagggaAGGAGTTTGCAGAGAGCAAGGGGCTGCTGTTCATGGAAACCTCGGCCAAACGCAACTACCAGGTGGCCGACGTCTTCAACGCCGTCG CCCGGGAGCTTTCGCGGAGAGAAGAGAGCAAGGAGGGCCAGAGGCAGCGGAGAGACGCTCCGCTGACCCTGAGCGAGCGGCCCTCGTGGCGGGGCCGATGCTGTGCCCACTAG
- the RAB17 gene encoding ras-related protein Rab-17 isoform X4 produces MHRSARGMAQVNGVPRPGAAPGQPCIFKLVLLGSGSVGKSSLALRYVKNDFKSILPTVGCAFFTKVVDLGAACLKFEIWDTAGQEKYHSVCRLYFRGANAALLVYDITRKDSFCKAQQWLKDLEEELHPGEVVVMLVGNKTDLEEEREVTFEEGKEFAESKGLLFMETSAKRNYQVADVFNAVALSRVIIITAERSLL; encoded by the exons GGCATGGCGCAGGTGAATGGGGTCCCTCGTCCCGGAGCCGCCCCAGGCCAGCCCTGCATCTTCAAGCTGGTTCTGCTGGGCAGTGGCTCTGTGGGCAAGTCCAGCTTGGCTCTCCGGTATGTGAAGAACGACTTCAAGAGTATCCTGCCGACCGTGGGAT GTGCGTTCTTCACCAAGGTGGTGGACCTGGGGGCCGCGTGTCTGAAGTTTGAGATCTGGGACACGGCTGGTCAGGAGAAGTACCACAGCGTCTGCCGCCTCTACTTCAGGGGTGCCAACGCCGCGCTTTTGGTGTATGACATCACCAGGAAG GATTCCTTCTGCAAAGCGCAGCAGTGGCTGAaggacctggaggaggagctcCACCCTGGAGAGGTCGTGGTGATGCTGGTCGGCAACAAGACAGACCTGGAAGAGGAGCGGGAGGTGACCTTTGAG gaagggaAGGAGTTTGCAGAGAGCAAGGGGCTGCTGTTCATGGAAACCTCGGCCAAACGCAACTACCAGGTGGCCGACGTCTTCAACGCCGTCG CCCTTTCCAGAGTCATCATAATTACAGCTGAAAGAAGTTTATTATGA
- the PRLH gene encoding prolactin-releasing peptide, whose product MKAVGAWLLCLLLLGLALQGAASRAHQHSMEIRTPDINPAWYAGRGIRPVGRFGRRRAAPGDGPRPGPRRVPACFPLEGGAEPPRALPGRLTAQLVQK is encoded by the exons ATGAAGGCGGTGGgggcctggctcctctgcctgctgctgctgggccTGGCCCTGCAGGGGGCTGCCAGCAGAGCCCACCAGCACTCCATGGAGATCCGCA CCCCCGACATCAACCCTGCCTGGTATGCGGGCCGCGGGATCCGGCCCGTGGGCCGCTTCGGCCGGCGGAGAGCTGCCCCGGGGGACGGACCCAGGCCTGGCCCCCGGCGCGTGCCGGCCTGCTTCCCCCTAGAAGGCGGCGCTGAGCCCCCCCGAGCCCTCCCGGGGCGGCTGACGGCCCAGCTGGTCCAGAAGTAA